GCCGTCGTCAGGCACGAATATCGGAAGATCGTCCTCAAATGGACGTTCCTTCTCGGAACATTGCTTTTTCCGGTGATCGCCGCGGGCTTTGCGGTCGTGCCGGCGATCATTTTTTCGATCAAGGGCGAACCGACGCGGATCGCGGTCGTCGACCGAACCGGAACGATCGCGCCCCGTCTGCGTGAGAATCTCTCGAGTGAAAGAATGCGCGCGAGGGCCGAGAAGGCCGCCAAGGAAGCGTTCAAAGAGATCAAGACCAATCAGCAGGAAAAGCTCAAGAACGATATGGCGAAGTTTCAGGACAGCTTCGCGTTCGTGAACTTCGACGCCGCCGGAAAACCCGATGAGCAGATCCGTACGGAACTCTCGATCAGCGTCAAAAAGGGTGAACTCGACGCCTATCTAATAATCCCCGATAACTACGGCGATCAAAACGCGAACTTCGAGTTTTTCTCGCGAAGGTCCGGCGACATCATCATCAACGAAACGCTCAAGGACGCGCTCGACACGGCCGTACGTTCACAGCGTTTGGCCGACGCGAACATCAGCGAACAGCAGCTTGAAAGCTTGAGCCGCAAGGTCAAGTGGGACGTAAAGAAGATCGACCAGAGCGGAACCGAAAAGGACGACGGCGGCGGTTTTCTGGCCGGATTTGCGATCGCTTTTATGATCTATCTCAACCTCGCGATCTACGGTCAGATGATTATGTCGGCGGTTGTCGAAGAAAAGGAAACGCGGATCGCCGAGATCCTCTTCTCGTCGGCGCGACCGTTTCAGCTTCTGATGGGCAAACTCGTCGGCGTCGCGCTCGCGGGTTTGACTCAGTTCGGCATCTGGGTCATTTCGGCGGCGGTCGTATTGGCCTTGTTGGCTCCGATGCTGATCGCTTCCGGGCTCGATCTGCCGCTTCCGGCGATAACGCCGCTGGCGATCGTTTACTTCCTGATCTTTTTCGTCATCGGATTTCTTCTTTACGCGTCGATTTTCGCGCTCATCGGATCGATGGTCACGACAGTCCAGGAAGGCGGACAGTTTGCGTTTCTGCCGGTAATGCTGATGCTGACGGGTTTCTATTTCAGTTTCGCGGTGATTCGCGACCCGAATTCGTCGATGTCGTTCTGGGCGTCGGTCGCGCCGTTCGTCGCGCCGATGACGATGCCGGTTCGTGTGCTTCAGGAGATGCCGCCGTTCTGGCACATCGCGCTGTCGATCGGCGTCAACGTGTTGGCGATTTGCGCGATGATCTGGCTCGCCTCTCGGGTCTATCGGGTAGGGATGCTGATGTACGGCAAACGGGCGACGATCCCCGAAGTTTGGCGTTGGATCAGAATGAGGTAAATTGGAGATGGGAGTCGAAATTGAAAAGAAATACAGGCTGACCGACGAACAGTTTTCGGCTGTTCAGGAAGCGTTGGCTGAATTTGGAGCCGAGTATGTCGGCGAAGATTTCGAAGAGAACTCGATCTACGGCGGCGGTGCGCTCGACGAGCGGCGCGCGATTCTCCGGATCCGGCGCACGGCCGAGAAGACGTTCTTGACCTTCAAGGAGCGAATTGATAACGATCTGGCGATCAAGCACCAGACGGAACATGAAACGGCAGTCGACGATGCCGCGGAACTCGCGCGGATCGTCGAGGCGCTCGGTTTCGAGGTTCGCGTTGTCTATGAGAAACGCCGCAAGACCTGGAAATTTCGGTCGGTCGAGGTCGTTCTCGACGAGCTGCCGTTCGGGCGTTTTATGGAGATCGAGGGCACGGTAATGACGATCGCGGAAGCCGAAATGCTTCTCGGCGCCGAAGAATTCGGGGCCGTCCACGAGAGTTATCCGGCGCTGACGTG
The DNA window shown above is from Acidobacteriota bacterium and carries:
- a CDS encoding ABC transporter permease, yielding MKKFFAVVRHEYRKIVLKWTFLLGTLLFPVIAAGFAVVPAIIFSIKGEPTRIAVVDRTGTIAPRLRENLSSERMRARAEKAAKEAFKEIKTNQQEKLKNDMAKFQDSFAFVNFDAAGKPDEQIRTELSISVKKGELDAYLIIPDNYGDQNANFEFFSRRSGDIIINETLKDALDTAVRSQRLADANISEQQLESLSRKVKWDVKKIDQSGTEKDDGGGFLAGFAIAFMIYLNLAIYGQMIMSAVVEEKETRIAEILFSSARPFQLLMGKLVGVALAGLTQFGIWVISAAVVLALLAPMLIASGLDLPLPAITPLAIVYFLIFFVIGFLLYASIFALIGSMVTTVQEGGQFAFLPVMLMLTGFYFSFAVIRDPNSSMSFWASVAPFVAPMTMPVRVLQEMPPFWHIALSIGVNVLAICAMIWLASRVYRVGMLMYGKRATIPEVWRWIRMR
- the cyaB gene encoding class IV adenylate cyclase — protein: MGVEIEKKYRLTDEQFSAVQEALAEFGAEYVGEDFEENSIYGGGALDERRAILRIRRTAEKTFLTFKERIDNDLAIKHQTEHETAVDDAAELARIVEALGFEVRVVYEKRRKTWKFRSVEVVLDELPFGRFMEIEGTVMTIAEAEMLLGAEEFGAVHESYPALTWNLGQRKGNRVEARFGP